In Dysidea avara chromosome 3, odDysAvar1.4, whole genome shotgun sequence, a single window of DNA contains:
- the LOC136248880 gene encoding uncharacterized protein, whose translation MRNMMKTSLGHQKLYCGEPLVNPQYVSKLFLNNFKITDCSSAIPQMKLRSADEMQHLHGNGVKITSEEKYNDFNKLMPEYVVMALVISLLICDRSFFHYYLFFLKTNDTVSTKKFVRPYQLETAMATSDYNVNNKFMLSPDYAARRASPPDVHDLSVVNGTMGESTIIVLYFIDLIFDTVQNEQETVYILLNSFDCGTESDAYGLPCLILIVSSCMMLVSFIELQIYVTYYLQFFANDTVTEDRLRELCGVRPTAVEGMFHSLSIRRPKLHLSGLCQEDVRQHGDNDHSENANSHQGSECKNSWGKLKTSGIKTFNLLLLSVLLFSFLKVSDAQPSFFHQDNKYVDLFAESDLLFSNDMMRKAGCSYHYSTSTQLDTPQPVLPKLESVNFCDSGNVYLNLQICEPKKLLIQHESGSLEFREHDSSSKQQYVYMCITSLWSCGAWFLMAVVSFIFEGGKTTGLSLFVLGFKMAKHEFSLQPYRSTIFNNKESEVLEVLALYDLPTTNYPIAVANSCFNKPSCLMKEKSKKSDSELAYRNYKPFYVTKLASDACFMQANDGRTLNGRNTIGYCSTKCGITKMDDASRTGNLLTTHSDTDQQVMATMVQILPMAVITVLVLTLLAIAMYALTAGAVTYQAPEQGNGDNSALYFGNINPILYQTSADMPQSKVIVSLSQMIGRVINKKWLHPGNTSDIVGFEIVQESSSEQTAGGKQTDRSYKQPPCRVQLKKSIDNSVLVTGTQVTEKSTNNTIMVTGTQEHTQVDVKKNRSDLVL comes from the exons AAATTATATTGTGGTGAACCACTTGTCAATCCACAGTACGTGTCCAAGCTATTTCTAAACAATTTCAAGATCACAGACTGTTCCTCTGCAATTCCACAAATGAAACTTAGATCAGCAGATGAAATGCAGCACTTGCATGGAAATGGAGTCAAG ATCACTTCAGAAGAGAAGTACAATGACTTTAATAAACTTATGCCAGAGTATGTTGTCATGGCACTGGTGATTTCCTTATTGATATGTGACAGGTCATTCTTCCATTATTACCTTTTCTTCCTGAAAACAAATGACACAGTAAGCACAAAAAAGTTTGTAAGACCTTATCAGTTAGAAACAGCAATGGCTACAAGTGATTATAATGTGAACAATAAGTTTATGCTTTCACCGGATTATGCTGCACGTCGTGCATCACCACCTGATGTGCATGATTTATCAGTAGTAAATGGAACTATGGGGGAGAGCACAATAATTGTCTtgtattttattgatttgatttttgatACTGTGCAAAATGAACAAGAAACTGTGTACATTTTGTTGAACAGCTTTGACTGTGGCACAGAATCTGATGCATACGGTCTGCCTTGTCTGATATTGATAGTCAGTTCATGCATGATGCTTGTCAGCTTTATTGAATTACAAATCTATGTAACATACTACTTGCAATTTTTTGCTAATGATACAGTGACAGAAGATAGGCTTAGAGAACTATGTGGAGTTAGACCCACTGCAGTTGAAGGAATGTTTCACAGCCTTTCCATAAGGAGGCCTAAACTGCACCTGAGTGGTTTATGCCAAGAGGATGTAAGACAACATGGTGATAATGATCATAGTGAGAATGCTAATAGCCACCAAGGCTCTGAATGTAAAAATAGTTGGGGTAAATTGAAAACTAGTGGAATTAAAACTTTTAACTTGCTGTTGCTATCAGTGTTACTATTTTCATTCCTAAAAGTATCTGATGCTCAACCATCCTTTTTCCATCAAGATAATAAGTATGTTGATCTATTTGCAGAATCAGATCTGTTGTTTTCCAATGATATGATGCGAAAGGCTGGTTGCAGCTACCACTATAGTACTTCAACTCAGCTAGATACGCCACAACCTGTACTCCCAAAACTTGAATCTGTGAACTTTTGTGATTCTGGGAATGTGTACTTGAACTTGCAAATATGTGAGCCTAAGAAATTACTAATTCAGCATGAAAGTGGTAGCTTAGAATTTCGTGAACACGACAGTTCCTCAAAACAACAATATGTTTACATGTGTATTACTTCACTGTGGAGCTGTGGTGCATGGTTTTTGATGGCTGTTGTTTCGTTTATATTTGAAGGTGGAAAAACAACTG GTCTATCACTCTTTGTACTAGGGTTTAAAATGGCTAAGCATGAGTTCAGTCTGCAGCCATACAGGAGTAccatattcaataataaagaaagtGAAGTGTTAGAAGTTTTAGCTTTGTATGATCTCCCTACTACAAATTATCCTATTGCAGTAGCCAATAGTTGCTTTAACAAACCAAGTTGTTTAATGAAGGAAAAGTCTAAGAAAAGTGATTCAGAGCTTGCTTATAGAAATTACAAGCCCTTTTATGTGACTAAATTAGCATCAGATGCATGTTTTATGCAAGCCAATGATGGCAGAACACTTAATGGAAGGAACACTATAGGTTATTGCAGCACAAAGTGTGGCATCACCAAAATGGATGATGCCTCAAGGACCGGAAACTTGCTAACAACTCATTCAGATACAGATCAGCAAGTTATGGCAACAATGGTACAAATTCTACCAATGGCTGTAATTACTGTATTGGTGCTCACTCTTCTAGCAATTGCAATGTACGCATTGACTGCTGGTGCTGTTACTTATCAAGCACCTGAGCAGGGAAATGGTGACAATTCAGCTCTGTATTTTGGAAATATAAATCCAATTCTTTATCAGACATCAGCAGACATGCCTCAAAGTAAAGTGATTGTATCTCTGTCTCAAATGATTGGACGTGTGATCAACAAAAAGTGGCTGCACCCTGGAAACACTAGTGACATTGTTGGGTTTGAGATAGTACAAGAGAGTAGCAGTGAA CAAACTGCTGGAGGAAAACAAACAGATAGATCTTACAAACAACCACCATGTCGAGTGCAG TTAAAGAAAAGTATTGATAATTCTGTGTTGGTTACTGGAACACAG GTAACAGAGAAAAGTACCAATAATACCATCATGGTTACTGGAACACAG GAACACACACAAGTTGATGTTAAGAAGAATCGATCTGATTTAGTTCTTTAA